A DNA window from Enterobacter asburiae contains the following coding sequences:
- a CDS encoding chromosome partitioning protein ParB, with translation MANSFKQMTKAGVIKRTDTGMFIALSDIHVREGFNKREDDERTRQADDDLFNYLMNGGSVPPLEVIARDEGGVWVVEGHRRRRCYARCAEAGKPVDRIHIMPFNGNDVQRLARIMTSNNQLPLSDMEQAAVIQELHNAFNQTTSEIAKLVNKSVHTVEKLLLLSTANHDVQKEVKSGSVSVDVAVDRVKEFGEKAGEVLQKDKASAAAKGKKKVTRSVIAPEISVKKARRLVELISLAGISDTGVISLEGMAHAEASQIIDEHTAIAAQLRKGAQS, from the coding sequence ATGGCTAACTCATTCAAGCAAATGACCAAGGCCGGTGTAATTAAGCGCACCGACACCGGGATGTTTATCGCCCTTTCCGATATCCATGTTCGTGAAGGTTTCAATAAGCGTGAAGACGACGAACGCACCCGCCAGGCTGATGATGACCTGTTCAACTATCTGATGAACGGCGGATCAGTTCCACCACTGGAAGTTATCGCACGTGATGAAGGTGGTGTTTGGGTTGTTGAAGGTCACCGCCGTCGCCGCTGCTATGCGCGCTGCGCTGAAGCTGGCAAGCCAGTAGACCGCATCCACATCATGCCATTTAACGGTAACGATGTGCAGCGCCTGGCGCGCATCATGACCAGTAACAACCAGCTGCCGCTCTCAGATATGGAACAGGCTGCAGTTATTCAGGAGCTGCATAACGCCTTCAATCAGACCACCAGCGAGATCGCAAAACTGGTCAACAAGTCTGTTCATACTGTCGAAAAGCTCCTGCTCCTTAGCACAGCTAACCACGACGTTCAGAAAGAAGTTAAGTCTGGAAGCGTGTCTGTTGATGTTGCCGTTGACCGAGTAAAAGAGTTTGGCGAAAAGGCCGGTGAGGTTCTTCAGAAGGATAAAGCTTCCGCTGCCGCAAAGGGTAAGAAGAAAGTTACCCGCAGCGTTATAGCGCCAGAAATTAGCGTTAAGAAAGCGCGTCGCCTTGTTGAACTGATTAGCCTGGCCGGGATAAGTGACACAGGTGTTATCTCTCTCGAAGGTATGGCCCATGCAGAAGCATCGCAAATTATTGATGAGCATACAGCCATAGCCGCCCAGCTTCGCAAAGGAGCTCAGTCATGA
- a CDS encoding conserved phage C-terminal domain-containing protein, protein MSLLMPSRPIVINPDLAYSIGLNEAIALQQVNYWLKETTSGLERDGVRWIYNTNEQWLEQFPFWSESTLKRTFTRLKNLGVLKVEQLNKSQRDMTNYYTINYESELLDEVKVTNSKSSNCTLPSGQNEPMEEVKVKRSIGSKRTALIRSNCTDVLTENTTENTTDIKKPICPVAPQPDGDVFITDQAKQVLTHLNQVTSSRYQVSTTSLQNIRARISEGYTVEELSLVVDYCNAKWSDDLTMSAYLRPQTLFQPTKFPGYLKSAKSWAKAGRPPRVNGEWAREDGVFRSSFQNTDYSKVPNGFRGANS, encoded by the coding sequence ATGAGCCTGTTGATGCCATCCCGGCCGATAGTGATAAACCCTGACCTTGCGTACAGCATTGGCCTGAACGAGGCCATTGCGTTGCAGCAGGTTAACTACTGGCTTAAAGAAACCACCTCCGGACTGGAGCGTGACGGCGTGCGCTGGATTTACAACACCAACGAGCAGTGGCTGGAGCAGTTCCCGTTCTGGTCTGAGTCTACGCTGAAGCGCACATTCACCCGCCTGAAGAACCTCGGCGTGCTCAAAGTTGAGCAACTGAACAAGTCTCAGCGCGACATGACGAACTACTACACGATCAACTACGAAAGCGAACTTTTAGATGAGGTCAAAGTGACCAACTCGAAGAGTTCAAATTGCACTCTTCCATCAGGTCAAAATGAACCGATGGAAGAGGTCAAAGTGAAACGCTCCATCGGGTCAAAACGAACAGCTCTCATCAGGTCAAATTGCACTGATGTTCTTACAGAGAATACAACAGAGAATACTACAGATATTAAAAAACCTATTTGTCCGGTTGCCCCGCAACCAGACGGTGATGTGTTTATCACCGATCAGGCTAAACAGGTTTTAACCCATCTGAACCAGGTGACCAGTTCGCGTTATCAGGTTTCAACAACTTCGCTGCAGAACATCCGCGCCAGAATCAGTGAAGGTTACACCGTTGAAGAGTTATCGCTGGTGGTGGATTACTGCAACGCCAAGTGGAGCGACGACCTCACGATGTCGGCTTACCTTCGCCCACAGACTCTTTTCCAGCCAACAAAGTTCCCAGGCTATCTGAAGTCAGCGAAAAGCTGGGCAAAAGCTGGGCGTCCTCCTCGCGTAAACGGAGAGTGGGCCCGAGAAGATGGCGTGTTCCGTTCCAGCTTCCAGAACACTGATTACAGCAAAGTCCCCAACGGTTTCAGAGGAGCGAACTCATGA
- a CDS encoding ASCH domain-containing protein, with protein MANLQLAVNGEYFDQMKSGEKKFEYRLLNDYWRKRLVNREYDRLIITRGYPRADDSERRIDVPYRGYKLQSIIHKHFGEDPVNVFAIRVDIDA; from the coding sequence ATGGCTAACCTGCAGCTGGCTGTTAACGGTGAATACTTCGACCAGATGAAGTCCGGAGAGAAGAAATTTGAGTATCGACTACTCAATGATTACTGGCGCAAGCGACTGGTTAACCGAGAATATGACAGGCTGATTATTACTCGCGGGTATCCGCGCGCTGATGATTCAGAGCGTCGGATTGATGTCCCATATCGAGGCTACAAACTGCAGTCAATTATTCATAAGCATTTTGGTGAAGACCCCGTGAATGTATTCGCTATAAGGGTTGATATCGATGCCTAA
- a CDS encoding YeaH/YhbH family protein — protein MVSKLKQRRMRRLKADVAWWRDEAEDCRYRLLELAGEIDRLRALVIRVPMPVLMPKEMVHQLYYTETKRCRTCNDGLRGGCSSCIFYKR, from the coding sequence ATGGTGAGCAAACTCAAACAGCGGCGCATGCGCCGCCTTAAAGCCGATGTGGCCTGGTGGCGCGATGAAGCAGAGGATTGCCGCTACCGCCTTCTGGAACTGGCCGGGGAAATCGACAGGCTCCGCGCACTGGTTATCCGCGTGCCGATGCCGGTTCTAATGCCAAAGGAAATGGTCCACCAGCTCTACTACACCGAAACAAAAAGATGTCGTACCTGCAATGATGGGCTCCGAGGTGGTTGCTCATCTTGCATTTTCTATAAGCGATAG
- a CDS encoding MT-A70 family methyltransferase translates to MKYSLIYADPAWEYGNTVSNGAATNHYGTMKLIDMKRIPVWDLAADDAVLAMWFTGTHTREAIELAEAWGFKVRTMKGFTWVKFNPLAEQHINKALQAGGVEDFYDFLDLLNEQTRMNGGNYTRANTEDLLIATRGNGLERKCASIKQVIYSPLGEHSQKPAEVRFRLEKLYGDVPRIELFSRCGVPGWDHWGNQAESSAVELIPGVAVPVTNNREHAA, encoded by the coding sequence ATGAAATACTCTCTGATTTACGCTGACCCAGCCTGGGAATACGGCAACACTGTCAGCAACGGCGCGGCTACTAATCACTACGGCACGATGAAGCTGATCGACATGAAGCGTATTCCTGTGTGGGACCTGGCTGCAGATGATGCAGTTCTGGCTATGTGGTTCACCGGCACGCATACCCGCGAAGCGATTGAACTGGCTGAAGCCTGGGGCTTCAAGGTCCGCACGATGAAGGGCTTCACCTGGGTTAAGTTCAACCCGCTGGCAGAGCAGCACATCAACAAAGCTCTTCAGGCAGGTGGAGTAGAGGACTTTTACGACTTCCTCGACCTGCTGAACGAACAGACCCGCATGAACGGCGGAAACTACACCCGAGCCAATACGGAAGACCTTTTGATCGCCACCAGGGGGAACGGACTTGAGCGGAAGTGCGCAAGCATCAAGCAGGTTATCTACAGCCCACTCGGTGAGCACAGCCAGAAACCTGCAGAGGTGCGTTTCCGTCTGGAGAAGCTCTATGGTGACGTTCCGCGCATTGAACTGTTCAGCCGTTGCGGTGTGCCTGGCTGGGACCACTGGGGTAATCAGGCTGAATCATCTGCAGTTGAATTGATACCCGGCGTTGCTGTTCCTGTCACAAATAACCGGGAGCATGCAGCATGA
- a CDS encoding transcriptional regulator codes for MTPHLKNVTAKAVRAVGSISEVSRRFEFQSVQSVANWIAKNRVPSERVIQLCQWGGWAVTPHQLRPDIYPNQNDGLPVVKNITQLSVEK; via the coding sequence ATGACACCTCATCTTAAGAATGTTACCGCCAAAGCTGTGAGGGCGGTGGGTTCTATCTCAGAAGTATCAAGAAGATTTGAATTTCAGTCAGTTCAATCTGTTGCTAATTGGATAGCTAAAAATCGAGTGCCATCTGAAAGAGTTATTCAATTATGTCAATGGGGCGGATGGGCAGTAACTCCCCATCAGCTCCGCCCTGACATCTACCCAAATCAAAATGACGGGTTGCCAGTTGTTAAAAACATTACACAACTCTCAGTTGAAAAATAA
- a CDS encoding phage integrase Arm DNA-binding domain-containing protein, with amino-acid sequence MAARPRKRENRNLPDFLLFDKATGQYRFTLITGKRKSIGTDRVMAIAIAKEYNLRMRPEKVPSVESLIRDSGGINGEAKPFSEHVDRIMARAVADEKPSPGTLDDWNNDVFRVKEFFTNIPACDIVLEHVNQFINRYHADASANVQNRKVSFLKKLFSYAVDESLMMDNPAARKKMRRVEEKKRKRLPLDIFIAMRNAAEPWLRTAMDLALQTTHARLEVSRIKYSIREPKNGICGCVWLDEPENGIYGTLYIHRQKVQKKEASHVAIPIGGELKRIIDDSRDSVASPYVVHRIPERNNKRSKEVSHPTQVAPDYLSRAFSALRDKLGLCDHLPMDERPTFHEIRALAAHLFDSQGIDPQGRMAHSDAKSTKIYTSNHIDWVMVPHGEIKAG; translated from the coding sequence ATGGCCGCAAGACCACGCAAAAGGGAGAATCGCAATCTCCCTGACTTCCTGCTTTTTGATAAAGCTACAGGGCAATATCGCTTTACGCTTATAACCGGAAAACGTAAAAGCATAGGAACTGATCGCGTAATGGCAATCGCTATTGCCAAAGAATATAACCTAAGAATGCGACCTGAAAAGGTGCCGTCAGTAGAAAGCTTGATTAGAGACTCGGGCGGAATTAATGGAGAAGCTAAACCATTCAGTGAGCATGTTGACCGAATTATGGCCCGCGCCGTTGCCGATGAAAAACCATCACCAGGCACCCTGGATGATTGGAATAATGACGTGTTCAGGGTAAAGGAATTTTTTACCAATATCCCGGCTTGTGACATTGTTCTTGAACACGTGAACCAATTTATTAATCGGTACCATGCCGATGCATCCGCTAACGTTCAAAACAGAAAGGTAAGCTTTCTCAAAAAGCTGTTCTCTTATGCAGTTGATGAATCATTAATGATGGATAACCCTGCAGCACGTAAAAAAATGCGGCGTGTTGAAGAGAAGAAGCGTAAACGTCTTCCGTTGGATATCTTTATCGCTATGAGGAACGCGGCTGAGCCATGGTTGAGAACAGCTATGGATTTGGCACTGCAGACGACGCATGCCCGCCTCGAAGTTTCGCGAATAAAATATTCCATAAGAGAGCCGAAAAACGGCATTTGTGGATGTGTATGGTTAGACGAACCTGAAAACGGGATATACGGTACGTTGTACATCCACCGACAGAAAGTTCAAAAGAAAGAGGCATCACACGTAGCGATCCCAATTGGAGGGGAGCTGAAGAGGATTATTGACGATAGCCGGGATAGTGTTGCCAGTCCGTATGTCGTACACCGAATACCTGAACGAAATAACAAACGGAGTAAAGAGGTTTCACACCCTACGCAGGTAGCACCTGATTATCTTAGCCGAGCGTTCTCTGCACTACGTGACAAGCTTGGATTGTGTGATCATCTTCCAATGGATGAACGCCCAACATTTCACGAGATAAGGGCACTGGCCGCGCATTTGTTTGATAGCCAGGGTATCGATCCACAAGGAAGGATGGCCCATAGTGACGCCAAGTCAACAAAGATTTATACCAGCAATCATATCGACTGGGTTATGGTTCCACACGGTGAGATAAAGGCAGGCTAG
- a CDS encoding helix-turn-helix transcriptional regulator produces the protein MTTMSCALNLLLMVEDAKYKDFADRLNKSLQEKSIGVKELSQFSGVSYEMARRYTLGTAKPRDEKMIRIAERLAVSPAYLDYGVPVNGGDLPPVGTVRIEQLDVHASAGSGFINQPFPTIVSSIEIPEERIYELFGRRTLDGIVMINVDGDSMMPTLCPKDLLFIDSRIDRFNGDGVYVFNFEDSTFVKRLQKVKGRRLAVLSDNERYPPFFIEEHEMNEVYIFGKLIRCLPLKMMEFG, from the coding sequence ATGACAACTATGTCTTGTGCGCTTAATCTTCTACTTATGGTGGAAGATGCTAAATACAAAGACTTTGCCGACAGGCTAAACAAGTCTCTCCAAGAGAAATCTATTGGAGTAAAAGAATTGTCACAGTTCAGTGGTGTCTCATATGAGATGGCGCGACGCTATACTCTTGGCACAGCAAAGCCAAGGGATGAAAAGATGATTCGAATTGCTGAAAGGCTTGCAGTTTCACCGGCCTATCTTGATTACGGAGTTCCAGTTAACGGCGGGGACTTGCCCCCTGTTGGTACCGTAAGAATTGAGCAATTGGATGTTCATGCGTCTGCTGGTTCAGGATTTATTAACCAACCTTTTCCAACGATAGTCAGTTCAATCGAGATTCCTGAAGAGAGAATTTACGAATTATTCGGTCGAAGAACTCTAGATGGCATTGTCATGATCAACGTTGATGGCGATAGCATGATGCCCACGTTATGCCCGAAAGATTTACTGTTCATCGATAGCCGCATTGACCGGTTTAACGGAGATGGCGTATACGTTTTCAACTTTGAAGACAGCACTTTTGTTAAACGACTGCAGAAGGTAAAGGGCAGACGATTGGCAGTTCTTTCAGATAATGAGCGCTACCCTCCCTTCTTCATAGAAGAACATGAGATGAATGAAGTTTATATATTTGGCAAATTAATCAGATGCTTACCATTAAAAATGATGGAATTTGGCTAA
- a CDS encoding DUF4222 domain-containing protein — MAEVDRRFRDHRGIPVHVVRWEPQTRRVIYLREGYDHECFSPLEQFQRKFTELKDDHEPVDAIPADSDKP, encoded by the coding sequence ATGGCTGAAGTTGACCGGCGATTCAGAGACCACAGAGGCATCCCCGTCCACGTCGTCAGGTGGGAGCCACAGACTCGACGCGTTATATACCTTCGCGAAGGGTACGATCATGAGTGCTTCAGCCCTCTTGAACAATTCCAGCGTAAATTTACAGAGTTAAAGGACGACCATGAGCCTGTTGATGCCATCCCGGCCGATAGTGATAAACCCTGA
- a CDS encoding YmfL family putative regulatory protein has translation MVEPSLKEVVKAMCKAYPGGREAMAGALGMSVTQFNNNLYEKNGCRFFEVNELEAMEDISNTSLLADYFAQRRGALLVDVPQLEDLDRVDLFTRAMRTAAARGQVDQIIQKALEDGVIEPHEAEEIHEHHRRHLAAREEEIRAIVALFSRNKSPKK, from the coding sequence ATGGTAGAGCCAAGCCTGAAAGAAGTAGTGAAAGCGATGTGCAAAGCGTACCCCGGTGGCCGTGAGGCTATGGCCGGTGCTCTTGGCATGTCAGTAACGCAGTTCAACAACAACCTGTACGAGAAGAACGGTTGCCGCTTCTTTGAAGTGAACGAGCTGGAGGCGATGGAAGACATTTCAAACACGTCTCTCCTAGCTGATTACTTCGCGCAACGTCGCGGCGCTCTACTGGTGGACGTTCCGCAGCTGGAAGATCTCGATCGCGTAGATCTGTTTACCCGCGCTATGAGAACTGCAGCAGCACGCGGACAGGTTGATCAGATTATCCAGAAAGCCCTGGAAGATGGAGTGATTGAGCCGCATGAAGCTGAAGAGATTCACGAACATCACCGCCGTCACCTGGCTGCGCGTGAAGAAGAAATCCGCGCGATTGTCGCGCTGTTTAGCCGGAATAAATCCCCAAAAAAGTGA
- a CDS encoding DUF2534 family protein produces MVRAKLKTPEGRKFLLALLVVFMIAAACVGRATIVGVIEQYNIPLSAWTTSMYVLQSAMIFVYSLVFTVLLAIPLGIFFLGGREKH; encoded by the coding sequence ATGGTTCGTGCAAAACTGAAAACGCCTGAAGGCCGCAAGTTCCTCCTGGCGCTGCTGGTCGTATTTATGATTGCCGCCGCGTGCGTGGGGCGGGCAACCATTGTTGGCGTTATCGAACAGTACAATATTCCCCTCTCAGCCTGGACAACCAGCATGTATGTCCTGCAGTCGGCGATGATCTTCGTCTACAGCCTGGTGTTCACCGTTCTGCTGGCCATCCCGCTGGGCATTTTCTTCCTGGGCGGACGTGAGAAGCATTAA
- a CDS encoding MFS transporter, translating into MRSRFPVLSQIPKGVWVVGGVSMLMDISSESIHSLLPLFMMTTLGTSVLFIGLIEGLAEATALFIKVFSGAISDYLGQRKGLALLGYGLGALSKPLFALASSSGMVLGARLIDRTGKGIRGAPRDALVADVTPPEMRGAAYGLRQSMDTTGAFLGPLLAVSLMLLLDNDFRTVFWIALIPGLLSVALLYFGLQEPKTPLEHKRTNPIKRENLRRLGKACWWVIGLGAVFTLARFSEAFLVLRAQQSGVPLALIPLVMVVMNVLYSLSAYPFGKLSDGMSHTRLLQWGLMVLIGADIVLALSSHWMGVILGVALWGIHMGMTQGLLAAMIAKTAPPDLRGTAFGIFSLVSGVGLLIASVGAGAIWETFGAEYTFYAGAVICLTTLVYLRKTPDEAK; encoded by the coding sequence ATGCGTTCCAGATTTCCAGTGCTCAGCCAGATCCCCAAAGGCGTCTGGGTTGTGGGAGGCGTCAGTATGTTGATGGATATCTCGTCAGAGAGTATTCACAGCCTGCTGCCACTTTTTATGATGACCACCCTCGGTACGAGCGTGCTGTTTATCGGCCTGATTGAAGGGCTGGCGGAGGCCACCGCGCTTTTTATTAAGGTCTTTTCGGGGGCGATAAGCGACTACCTGGGTCAACGTAAGGGGCTGGCCCTGCTAGGGTATGGCCTGGGGGCGTTAAGCAAACCCCTTTTCGCATTAGCGTCCTCTTCCGGGATGGTTTTAGGCGCACGTCTGATAGATCGTACGGGGAAGGGGATACGGGGCGCACCGCGGGATGCGCTGGTTGCAGACGTCACGCCGCCGGAAATGCGTGGTGCGGCATATGGTCTGCGTCAGTCAATGGATACCACAGGCGCATTTCTTGGCCCATTACTGGCCGTAAGCTTAATGCTGTTGCTGGACAACGACTTTCGCACTGTTTTCTGGATAGCCCTTATCCCCGGTCTGCTTTCAGTTGCCTTGCTCTATTTTGGCCTTCAGGAGCCGAAAACTCCCCTCGAACATAAACGCACAAACCCCATTAAACGAGAGAATTTAAGGCGGCTGGGTAAAGCGTGCTGGTGGGTGATTGGCCTTGGTGCAGTGTTCACGCTTGCCCGGTTTAGCGAGGCTTTTCTCGTCCTTCGTGCGCAGCAGTCGGGCGTTCCTCTGGCCCTTATTCCGCTGGTGATGGTGGTCATGAACGTACTCTATTCCCTTTCCGCTTACCCTTTTGGCAAACTTTCTGATGGCATGAGCCACACCCGGCTTCTGCAGTGGGGGCTAATGGTGCTGATTGGTGCAGATATTGTTCTGGCGCTGAGCAGCCACTGGATGGGGGTCATTTTAGGCGTCGCGCTTTGGGGAATACATATGGGTATGACCCAGGGACTACTGGCGGCAATGATCGCTAAAACCGCACCGCCCGATCTGCGCGGTACGGCTTTCGGTATTTTTAGTCTGGTCAGCGGCGTAGGATTGTTAATCGCCAGCGTGGGAGCCGGCGCGATATGGGAAACGTTTGGCGCGGAATATACGTTTTATGCCGGAGCGGTGATTTGTCTGACTACGCTTGTGTATCTGCGCAAAACGCCGGACGAGGCGAAATAA